The DNA window AACATGCCGCTGGCCGGCAGTTCTTTGGTGACGCCGTCTTTAATGCCGACCACGGTCACGCCGGTCACGCCTTGTTCGGCGCTGCCGAGCACTTCGACGACGTTATGGCTCCAGACCGGTTCGATTTTGGGGTTATTCAGCACGCGTTCCGCCATGATGGGCGAGGCGCGGAATTCGTCCCGCCGATGCACCAGATAGACCTTCTCGGCGTACTTGGTAAGGTAGGTCGCTTCTTCCATGGCGGAGTCGCCGCCGCCGATCACGACCAGGGGTTTGTTGCGAAAACGAGGCAAGGCGCCGTCGCATACGGCGCAAGCAGAGACGCCGCCGTTTTTAAACTTCTCTTCCGATTCCAGGCCCAGGTAGTTGGCCCGGGCGCCGGTGGCGATGATCACGGAATGGGCTTCGATCCAGTCGCCGTCGCTCGGTTTGACGCGGAGCGGCTTGGAGTCAAAGTCGACTTCGACGACTTCGTCGCTTATTACCCGGGTGCCAAAGTTCTTGGCCTGCTGCCGCATCAGGTGCATCAACTCAGGACCGGTGACCGCGTGTTTTTCGTCGGTAATCGGCGGCGCGATCTGCTTCTCTTTGTCGTCGAGCGCCGTGTCGAGAAACTGGCTCAGCACGCCAAAGGGGAAGCCGGGATAGTTTTCCACCTCGGTGGTGAAGTACAGCTGGCCCAGCGGGACCATGCCGCCCGACATGCCAAACATGCCTTCGATGACGAGCGGATCCAGGTTGGCGCGGGCGGCGTAAATGGCGGCTGCCCAGCCAGCGGGACCACTCCCAATGATTACTACTCTCTCGGGCACGGTTCGATTTCCTTCTCGCACAGAAACGGGACCCGCAGCGGCGCGGGCATTCAATTCGCGTCGTCATTATATGAGGGCGCGAAGCGAAGTCCACCATGCCTTGACGAACCGTGGCGCGAGCGAATCGCCGCTCGCTACACCTGGAAGAGGGCGATCGGCGAGGTGTTGCCGATGTAGTTGCCGTCCTCGTCGAGCTTCGTCCCGTTCCCCTGGCTGCCTTTGTTGGTCGAGATGACGGCCAGTTGATGCTGATCCGGATGCAAGGCGATCGTTCGCAGGTTGGAGACTTTGGTGTTCTCAAACTCGGGCTTTTCGGCGTCGGCGGCCAGCACGATCAGTTTGCCGGATCCTGGCTGCCCGCTGGTGGCGATGAGGTACTTGCCGGCGTCCGCCAGCCAGGCCAGATCGAACACATAGCCGTCCTTGGTTTCTCCCAGAAGCACTTTCCGCTGCAGCTTGAGGGTTTTCCGGTCAATGAAATAAACGGCCGGCACGCCAATCATGCGTCCAGTCGTGGAAGGCTCGGAACCGGCGCACAGAAGGGTGTCGCTATCGTGGTAATGCAGGATTCGCAGACCCGTGACGGCGGCATCGACTTTGGTGA is part of the Lignipirellula cremea genome and encodes:
- a CDS encoding NAD(P)/FAD-dependent oxidoreductase encodes the protein MPERVVIIGSGPAGWAAAIYAARANLDPLVIEGMFGMSGGMVPLGQLYFTTEVENYPGFPFGVLSQFLDTALDDKEKQIAPPITDEKHAVTGPELMHLMRQQAKNFGTRVISDEVVEVDFDSKPLRVKPSDGDWIEAHSVIIATGARANYLGLESEEKFKNGGVSACAVCDGALPRFRNKPLVVIGGGDSAMEEATYLTKYAEKVYLVHRRDEFRASPIMAERVLNNPKIEPVWSHNVVEVLGSAEQGVTGVTVVGIKDGVTKELPASGMFLAIGHTPNTAFLGGKLDMNEAGYIRWTKPYRTNTSVDGVFAAGDVADDYYRQAITSAGTGCMAALDAERYLGDQGIH